In Methanothrix sp., a genomic segment contains:
- a CDS encoding Ig-like domain-containing protein, translated as MRLHPMVCDDGDPCTIDECVDGECVFTPMVCDDGDPCTIDECVDGVCDHTPMVCDDGDPCTIDRCVDGECVFTPMVCDDGDPCTIDRCVDGECVFTPMVCDDGDPCTIDRCVDGECIFTPMDCDDGDPCTIDECVDGECVFTPMDCDDGDPCTIDECVDGECVFTPMVCDDGDPCTIDRCVDGECVFTPMVCDDGDPCTIDECVDGECVFTPMDCDDGDPCTIDSCVDGVCDHTPMVCDDGDPCTIDECVDGECVFTPMDCDDGDPCTIDRCVDGKCVFTPMDCDDGDPCTSDACVDGVCVHTPITNCNCASKCPWSIRNDLYTASCTEVKEVSAIEGILANDPAAVAVLNPESITIDPKYGTIEVHEDGSFVYDPTEARGLYNGAYVIFKYSATNGYCEAKNQGTAKIQVRCKK; from the coding sequence ATGCGTCTTCACCCGATGGTCTGCGATGACGGCGATCCGTGCACCATTGATGAATGCGTAGATGGAGAATGCGTCTTCACTCCGATGGTCTGCGATGACGGCGATCCGTGCACCATTGATGAATGCGTAGATGGCGTTTGCGACCACACTCCGATGGTCTGCGATGACGGCGATCCGTGCACCATTGACAGATGCGTAGATGGAGAATGCGTCTTCACTCCGATGGTCTGCGATGACGGCGATCCATGCACCATTGACAGATGCGTAGATGGAGAATGCGTCTTCACTCCGATGGTCTGCGATGACGGCGATCCGTGCACCATTGACAGATGCGTAGATGGAGAATGCATCTTCACTCCAATGGACTGCGATGACGGCGATCCGTGCACCATTGATGAATGCGTAGATGGAGAATGCGTCTTCACTCCAATGGACTGCGATGACGGCGATCCGTGCACCATTGATGAATGCGTAGATGGAGAATGCGTCTTCACTCCGATGGTCTGCGATGACGGCGATCCGTGCACCATTGACAGATGCGTAGATGGAGAATGCGTCTTCACTCCGATGGTCTGCGATGATGGAGATCCGTGCACCATTGATGAATGCGTAGATGGAGAATGCGTCTTCACCCCAATGGACTGCGATGATGGAGATCCATGCACCATTGACAGTTGCGTAGATGGCGTTTGCGACCACACTCCAATGGTCTGCGATGATGGAGATCCGTGCACCATTGATGAATGCGTAGATGGAGAATGCGTCTTCACTCCAATGGACTGCGATGATGGAGATCCATGCACCATTGACAGATGCGTAGATGGCAAATGCGTCTTCACTCCAATGGACTGCGATGATGGAGATCCATGCACATCCGATGCCTGTGTTGATGGTGTATGTGTTCACACGCCCATAACCAACTGCAACTGTGCCTCCAAATGCCCCTGGTCCATCAGGAATGATTTATACACAGCTTCCTGTACAGAGGTGAAAGAGGTTTCAGCAATTGAGGGTATTTTGGCAAATGATCCTGCAGCAGTCGCGGTGTTGAATCCTGAATCAATAACCATCGATCCCAAGTATGGGACCATTGAGGTTCATGAGGATGGGTCATTCGTCTATGATCCAACCGAGGCTAGAGGCCTTTATAATGGTGCCTATGTGATATTCAAATACAGCGCGACAAATGGGTATTGCGAGGCCAAGAATCAGGGAACTGCCAAGATCCAAGTCCGGTGCAAAAAATAG
- a CDS encoding choice-of-anchor E domain-containing protein, with amino-acid sequence MKKKCDEIVKEFDDPAALAAWIGVGRLNFVTSTKGTANIDGPGNYDSRIRTFGEEKICVTYYYEPCDDDNACTTDSVVDNKCVHTPITCDDSNPCTADSCDPAKGCVFTPITCDDKNACTEDSCDPAEGCVFTPIVCDDKNACTEDSCNPDTGCVYTPIICDDKDACTVDSCDPVEGCVFTPIDCDDGDPCTIDECVDGECVFTPMDCDDGDPCTIDECVDGECVFTPMDCDDGDPCTIDSCVDGVCDHTPMVCDDGDPCTIDRCVDGECVFTPMVCDDGDPCTIDRCVDGECVFTPMDCDDGDPCTIDRCVDGVCDNTPMVCDDGDPCTTDECVDGECIFTPMVCDDGDPCTIDRCVDGECVFTPMDCDDGDPCTIDECVDGECVFTPMDCDGGDPCTIDRCVDGECVFTPMDCDDGDPCTIDECVDGECVFTRWSAMTAIRAPLMNA; translated from the coding sequence TTGAAAAAAAAGTGTGATGAAATAGTAAAAGAGTTCGATGATCCCGCCGCATTAGCAGCATGGATTGGCGTGGGCAGATTGAACTTTGTTACGAGTACAAAGGGTACTGCAAATATCGATGGCCCTGGCAACTATGATAGCAGAATTCGCACCTTTGGCGAAGAAAAGATCTGTGTTACCTACTATTATGAGCCGTGCGATGATGATAATGCCTGCACCACCGATTCTGTGGTCGACAACAAGTGCGTCCACACTCCAATAACCTGTGATGACAGCAATCCCTGCACTGCTGACAGCTGTGATCCCGCCAAGGGCTGTGTATTCACTCCAATAACCTGTGATGACAAGAACGCCTGCACAGAGGACAGCTGCGATCCAGCCGAGGGATGTGTATTCACTCCAATAGTCTGTGATGACAAGAACGCATGCACAGAGGACAGCTGCAATCCTGATACTGGATGCGTCTACACTCCAATAATCTGCGACGACAAAGATGCATGTACTGTGGACAGCTGCGATCCAGTCGAGGGATGCGTATTCACCCCAATAGACTGCGATGATGGAGATCCGTGCACCATTGATGAATGCGTAGATGGAGAATGCGTCTTCACCCCAATGGACTGCGATGATGGAGATCCGTGCACCATTGATGAATGCGTAGATGGAGAATGCGTCTTCACCCCAATGGACTGCGATGATGGAGATCCGTGCACCATTGACAGTTGCGTAGATGGCGTTTGCGACCACACTCCGATGGTCTGCGATGACGGCGATCCGTGCACCATTGACAGATGCGTAGATGGAGAATGCGTCTTCACTCCGATGGTCTGCGATGACGGCGATCCATGCACCATTGACAGATGCGTAGATGGAGAATGCGTCTTCACTCCGATGGACTGCGATGATGGAGATCCATGCACCATTGACAGATGCGTAGATGGCGTTTGCGACAACACTCCGATGGTCTGCGATGACGGAGATCCATGCACCACTGACGAATGTGTAGATGGAGAATGCATCTTCACTCCGATGGTCTGCGATGACGGCGATCCATGCACCATTGACAGATGCGTAGATGGAGAATGCGTCTTCACCCCGATGGACTGCGATGACGGCGATCCATGCACCATTGATGAATGCGTAGATGGAGAATGCGTCTTCACCCCGATGGACTGCGATGGCGGCGATCCATGCACCATTGACAGATGCGTAGATGGAGAATGCGTCTTCACCCCGATGGACTGCGATGATGGAGATCCGTGCACCATTGATGAATGCGTAGATGGAGAATGCGTCTTCACCCGATGGTCTGCGATGACGGCGATCCGTGCACCATTGATGAATGCGTAG
- a CDS encoding choice-of-anchor E domain-containing protein, producing MKINMIIWVMLIGLIFCQSASAESYAPDCAVFINTSTDWTRTQSIEKFDPSLGVLTKVVLTADACASQSFKIDNEDSEGQFYKVTSSARLTTPMPDGSNLTIDLDLGYREFYLEEDSDPGYGDFEGDDSYSFFEKKV from the coding sequence ATGAAGATTAATATGATCATATGGGTAATGCTCATAGGGCTGATATTTTGCCAATCGGCATCAGCCGAGAGCTACGCGCCCGATTGTGCTGTATTCATTAATACCAGTACTGATTGGACAAGAACTCAATCCATTGAGAAGTTTGATCCGAGCCTGGGTGTTCTTACAAAAGTGGTTTTAACTGCAGATGCCTGTGCTTCTCAGTCCTTTAAGATTGATAACGAAGACAGTGAAGGACAGTTTTATAAGGTCACATCTAGTGCCAGACTCACTACACCCATGCCCGATGGATCTAACCTGACCATCGATCTCGACTTGGGCTACCGCGAGTTCTATTTGGAAGAGGACTCCGATCCAGGTTATGGGGACTTCGAAGGAGATGACTCCTACAGTTTCTTTGAAAAAAAAGTGTGA
- a CDS encoding choice-of-anchor E domain-containing protein produces the protein MDRENMSLSEVVKSTLSLLLAIFIVASIISLSAGGVETATYCDTLTFAGKGLKDNHTLPLFDPGLGRLVDVGLAVDLGVLQNYSLENEENEAHEVSAKSESVLMISLPDGRSIPINASSGINEKLAAYDGKTDFAGASGKRIEASSVGTFQEKYQELSDFTASFQNETISLPVEISFTSSTSGSLVFRLSTYAESKVYVTYTYEPDGSG, from the coding sequence ATGGATAGAGAAAATATGAGCTTGAGTGAAGTGGTTAAGAGCACGTTAAGTCTGCTCTTGGCAATATTCATTGTGGCTTCGATCATCTCTCTCTCAGCAGGAGGGGTTGAAACAGCAACATACTGCGATACGCTTACCTTTGCTGGTAAGGGCTTGAAGGATAATCATACTCTTCCTCTCTTCGATCCAGGCCTGGGCAGACTGGTCGATGTAGGCTTAGCTGTAGATCTTGGAGTTCTTCAGAACTACAGCCTTGAGAATGAGGAGAATGAAGCCCATGAGGTCAGTGCGAAGTCCGAATCTGTGCTTATGATCTCCTTACCAGATGGGAGGTCGATTCCCATCAACGCCTCGAGCGGCATAAACGAGAAGCTTGCAGCATACGACGGTAAGACCGACTTTGCAGGAGCTTCCGGGAAGAGGATCGAGGCTTCTTCAGTGGGCACCTTTCAGGAGAAATATCAGGAACTGTCAGATTTCACGGCCTCATTCCAGAATGAGACCATCTCTCTCCCTGTGGAGATCTCCTTCACAAGCTCGACCTCAGGTAGCCTTGTCTTCAGATTATCTACCTATGCTGAGTCCAAGGTTTATGTGACTTACACCTATGAGCCAGATGGCTCAGGATAA
- a CDS encoding lamin tail domain-containing protein, whose product MRPTHILILLALLLCLPHLASGSVMINEVELDYLEDDVEVQWVELYNSGPGEVDVSGWAIISRDDLPRKELVPDGTVIPPGGFYQLSFSEKWINNFGAVLTLLSDTGQEMDRTISLFDIQGNSCAWGRYPDGGAEWLFMESTPGEANSGVPCEEEESKALRFNMIERVSGKGYVNVHDRAVGPDGSSLLSHEHGSGDYQGESSIKMNLNMITNTSSIQLRKDGLSMNHEQTVHELPGNMTAVYDSRWAESSATVAGSNEGEHSSRAAESTTYASSVSKDLLTRSEYGSLKLNLSSDSVGRTNIEYHSEGLKLSEDYLGAFAVDEIISGDDYQRTVNSTSEPGYVDVYKKAKKGYSTYERGSGIYQAEELIKGGDRARKDLSLIYLPSSYEYSPHSVINRSHKWEEGLKLNISNSLYAEEHYSSLERMDKEVQVNWPNVLQTSSNFTGRANLKSAFRPDNNSTSLSFVEDDYVGSYNIERKITILPKYATPHMSVYKKGHVDPDRCDILWFTVTVVNDGNRTFAPIYVRDTFPTGTRFIGSSIEPIELTRSYGNWSIPSLGSGESASIDMQFQVITRKENYTNRARANTIYVYSTKGAFKERNLRVSNSTTLDVDWGECAPEILPLDFSATISQSDERIVNYRLILNNSAGYNMSANVTALLPQGMSFINSTTATLENQSGVIKWNIKKLDSGRRRTVSFMARAEREGLFEVDALVEGRSIEGNDSISARTSALIRVGKVPRASNIESLQSMQWLPCDDSSLYQSLARLESTTSSKELKCCY is encoded by the coding sequence ATGAGGCCTACACATATTTTGATCCTCCTGGCGCTGCTCCTTTGCCTTCCTCACCTGGCATCAGGATCGGTGATGATCAATGAGGTGGAGCTGGATTACCTGGAGGACGATGTGGAGGTTCAATGGGTCGAACTATATAATAGCGGTCCGGGAGAGGTGGATGTGAGCGGCTGGGCGATCATTTCCAGAGATGATCTGCCCAGAAAGGAGCTCGTCCCTGATGGAACAGTTATACCACCGGGCGGCTTTTATCAACTGAGCTTCAGCGAGAAGTGGATCAACAATTTTGGTGCCGTCCTCACCCTCTTAAGCGATACCGGTCAGGAGATGGATCGTACCATAAGCCTGTTTGATATCCAGGGTAATAGCTGTGCCTGGGGCAGGTATCCGGATGGAGGGGCTGAATGGCTGTTCATGGAATCCACTCCCGGCGAGGCCAATTCCGGCGTCCCCTGCGAAGAGGAGGAGAGCAAGGCATTGAGGTTCAATATGATTGAGAGAGTCTCTGGCAAAGGCTATGTAAACGTGCATGATCGTGCCGTCGGGCCGGATGGCAGCAGCCTTCTCTCCCATGAGCATGGATCAGGCGACTACCAGGGCGAGAGCTCCATCAAGATGAATCTCAATATGATCACCAATACAAGCAGCATTCAATTGAGGAAGGATGGCCTCTCTATGAACCATGAACAGACTGTCCATGAGCTTCCAGGCAACATGACTGCTGTATATGATTCCAGGTGGGCGGAATCATCGGCCACAGTTGCCGGCAGTAATGAGGGAGAGCACAGCTCAAGGGCAGCTGAGTCGACAACTTATGCCTCATCTGTATCCAAGGACCTCCTGACACGATCTGAATATGGCTCCCTGAAGCTCAACCTCAGCTCTGATTCTGTCGGCAGGACAAATATTGAGTATCATTCAGAGGGGCTGAAGCTCTCTGAGGATTACCTGGGCGCATTTGCAGTGGATGAGATCATCTCTGGAGATGACTACCAGAGAACAGTCAACTCCACCAGCGAACCGGGATATGTGGATGTATATAAGAAGGCCAAAAAGGGCTATTCCACCTACGAGCGGGGAAGCGGAATCTATCAGGCAGAAGAGCTCATCAAGGGAGGAGATCGGGCCCGAAAGGACTTGAGCCTGATCTATCTTCCATCAAGCTATGAATACTCACCCCACTCAGTTATAAACCGCTCTCATAAGTGGGAGGAGGGCCTCAAGCTGAACATCTCCAATAGCCTTTATGCTGAGGAGCATTACAGCAGTCTGGAAAGGATGGATAAAGAGGTTCAGGTAAACTGGCCCAATGTTCTGCAGACATCATCCAACTTCACAGGCAGAGCCAATCTCAAATCTGCCTTCAGGCCGGATAATAACTCCACCAGCCTATCGTTTGTGGAGGACGATTATGTGGGCAGCTATAATATCGAGAGGAAGATCACCATCCTGCCCAAGTATGCCACCCCCCACATGTCCGTGTACAAGAAGGGTCATGTCGACCCCGATCGCTGTGATATCCTCTGGTTCACAGTCACTGTGGTCAATGATGGCAACAGGACCTTCGCCCCGATATACGTCCGGGACACATTCCCCACGGGAACCCGTTTCATAGGCTCATCCATCGAGCCTATAGAGCTGACCAGGAGCTACGGCAACTGGTCAATCCCCTCCCTCGGCTCGGGGGAGTCCGCCTCTATCGATATGCAATTCCAGGTTATCACCCGAAAGGAGAACTATACCAACCGGGCGCGGGCAAACACCATCTATGTTTACAGCACCAAGGGAGCCTTTAAGGAGAGGAACCTCAGGGTGAGCAACAGCACCACACTGGATGTGGATTGGGGAGAATGTGCACCGGAGATATTGCCCCTGGATTTCAGCGCCACCATCTCCCAGAGCGATGAGAGGATTGTGAACTACCGGTTGATACTGAACAACTCCGCCGGCTATAATATGAGCGCCAATGTCACTGCTCTTCTCCCCCAGGGCATGAGCTTCATCAACTCCACCACTGCCACCCTGGAAAACCAGTCGGGAGTGATCAAATGGAATATCAAGAAGCTCGATTCTGGGCGGAGAAGGACGGTCAGCTTCATGGCCCGGGCGGAAAGGGAGGGACTCTTCGAGGTAGATGCCCTGGTTGAAGGCAGGTCCATTGAGGGCAACGATAGCATATCCGCTCGCACCTCTGCCCTCATCAGAGTGGGCAAGGTCCCCAGGGCGAGCAACATTGAATCGCTGCAGTCTATGCAATGGCTGCCCTGCGATGACAGCTCCCTATACCAATCCCTGGCCAGGCTGGAGTCCACCACCAGTTCCAAAGAATTAAAATGCTGTTACTGA